One Mugil cephalus isolate CIBA_MC_2020 chromosome 12, CIBA_Mcephalus_1.1, whole genome shotgun sequence DNA segment encodes these proteins:
- the mcf2lb gene encoding guanine nucleotide exchange factor DBS isoform X6, with protein MVRKSRKNAPQWDSGMPMVPLKPHDIMQLDSSPLRAADITPDLKKQFAFLSGGRGDNGSPIIVFPEFPTFGEITDREFHNVLTYLTSVPSLSSTGVGFILVIDRRQDRWAAVKGTLLRIAGSFPGNLQLVLVLRPTALLQRTLSDILFKFNKDEFKMKVPVIMLSSISELHSYIDRTQLTQELGGTQEYCHEKWISHRTAIEGFALMVKKTAQTLQSFGTELAETELPNEIQATNILLSTHTSKKDKMKEDILVALGQGGRLLESINEPVVRDPDHNMNQDELENLATVQRLLSQLDETERAFDEFWVRHQTKLEQCLQLRHFEHNYREVRALLDQVSEKLAAFTEVGISPAHADHIFCEFTSYEERVCEIVERAMTLSREGDELIQNSHYAEDSIEPKSSELRSLCENVSSSMKAKRDHLLKAMELYHRLEKASKWVDDGIYLLASQPVDKCQSHEGAELALQELERYLDNTGQNQMTDVSNIWTEYEAVLNQQFRDQVEKVFQKQVSMQEMFDKRRISLKKLAAKQTRPVQPVAPRPEAFIKSPLSSPAHRGQQEKNCPETDSGNSCEKGNGQLQNGDSNSRHVSLSEEEENLAVLRRHVMNELLETERAYVEELLCVLQGYASEMDNPAMSHLIPAPLQNKKEILFGNMPEIYHFHKRTFLRELEQYTDYPELVGRCFLERMTDLQIYEKYCHNKPRSESLWRQCSDCAFFQECQKKLEHKLGLDSYLLKPVQRITKYQLLLKEMLKYSKSCEGADDLQEALTSILGILKAVNDSMHLIAITGYDGNLSDLGKLLMQGSFSVWTEHKKGHAKVKDLARFKPMQRHLFLHEKALLFCKRREENGEGYEKAPSYSFKQSLSMSAVGITENAKGDNKKFEVWCNSREEVYIVQAPTAEVKTTWVNEIRKVLTTQLQAFREASQQRAPDQVFQFPPVPTGTVNLSPFKTGQKSFKKGEEKKAESCSPDVNSSPKLSAKDEAVTSPTSDRAAVAKKRFTLQGFSNLKAQKGSPTSPDHKTKRQSDPTPFGFKDTGPPPLHLSRASWFSTSSLLQTKWRGWNKTLSLDASEEHDGYSSAEDPLNSDPEDENTKKLCAGKYTVMADYETGGAQELSVKSGDTVQLVKEGEDGQWFVRNLSSSKEAWVAAANLITFIGKSKSCQSLTSSEGSGSGNLSTSSSCSETYTSFSDIKP; from the exons atgacatAATGCAGCTGGACAGCAGTCCTCTCCGCGCTGCTGACATCACCCCCGACCTCAAAAAGCAGTTTGCCTTCCTCTCAG GCGGTAGAGGAGACAACGGCAGCCCCATCATCGTGTTCCCAGAATTCCCCACATTTGGGGAGATCACTGACAGAGAGTTTCACAACGTGCTGACGTACCTGACGAGCGTGCCCAG CTTGTCGTCCACGGGCGTAGGTTTCATCTTGGTCATTGATCGGCGGCAAGACCGATGGGCAGCTGTCAAGGGGACCCTTCTTCGCATCgca GGCTCCTTCCCAGGGAACctccagctggttctggttttGAGGCCCACCGCCCTCCTGCAGCGCACACTCTCCGACATCCTTTTCAAGTTCAACAAGGATGAGTTCAAGATGAAGGTGCCG GTGATCATGCTGAGCTCCATTTCTGAGCTGCACTCGTACATTGACCGTACCCAGCTGACCCAGGAGCTCGGAGGAACGCAGGAGTACTGCCATGAGAAGTGGATTTCCCATCGCACT GCTATTGAAGGCTTTGCGTTGATGGTAAAGAAAACGGCACAAACTCTCCAGTCGTTTGGGACCGAACTCGCAGAAACCGAACTCCCAAATGAGATCCAGGCCACAAACATCCTGCTGAGCACACACACCAgcaagaaagacaaaatgaag GAGGACATACTGGTGGCTCTGGGTCAAGGCGGCAGGCTGTTGGAGAGCATCAACGAGCCTGTAGTACGAGACCCAGACCACAACATGAACCAGGATGAACTGGAGAACCTGGCTACAGTACAAAG ACTGCTGTCTCAGCTGGACGAGACGGAAAGGGCTTTTGATGAGTTCTGGGTGAGGCATCAGACCAAACTGGAGCAGTGCCTCCAGCTGCGTCACTTTGAGCATAACTACAGAGAG gtgAGGGCTCTGCTGGATCAGGTGTCTGAGAAACTTGCAGCCTTCACTGAGGTGGGGATCAGTCCGGCCCACGCTGACCACATCTTCTGTGAATTCACCAGCTATGAAGAGAGAGTCTGC GAGATTGTGGAACGAGCCATGACCTTGTCTCGTGAGGGTGACGAACTGATCCAAAACTCCCACTATGCTGAGGACTCCATCGAGCCCAAAAGCAGTGAGCTCAGATCATTGTGTGAGAACGTTAGTAGCAGCATGAAGGCCAAGAGGGACCATCTACTCAAAGCCATGGAGCTGTACCACCGGCTGGAGAAG GCATCTAAATGGGTTGATGATGGAATATACCTGCTGGCGTCTCAGCCAGTGGACAAGTGTCAGTCTCACGAGGGGGCGGAGTTAGCCCTGCAGGAGCTGGAGCGTTACCTGGATAACACAGGCCAGAATCAAATGACGGATGTCAGCAACATCTGGACAGAGTACGAGGCCGTGCTCAACCAGCAGTTCAGG GACCAAGTGGAGAAGGTTTTCCAGAAGCAGGTGTCCATGCAGGAGATGTTTGACAAGAGGAGGATCAGCCTGAAGAAGCTCGCAGCCAAACAAACAAGGCCCGTGCAGCCCGTAGCCCCGAGACCTGAAGCCTTCATCAAATCCCCTCTGAGCTCACCCG cacaCAGAGGACAACAGGAGAAAAACTGCCCAGAGACAGACTCTGGCAACAGCTGTGAAAAA GGAAATGGCCAACTGCAGAATGGCGACAGTAACAGCAGACACGTCTCCctgtcggaggaggaggagaacctgGCGGTGCTCCGGCG GCACGTCATGAACGAGCTGCTGGAAACTGAGAGAGCGTATGTGGAGGAGCTGCTCTGTGTACTGCAG ggatATGCCTCTGAGATGGATAATCCAGCCATGTCTCACCTCATCCCTGCGCCTCTTCAGAACAAAAAGGAGATTCTGTTTGGCAACATGCCAGAAATTTACCACTTCCACAAAAG GACGTTTCTGAGGGAGCTGGAGCAGTACACCGACTATCCCGAGTTAGTTGGCAGGTGTTTCCTAGAGAGG ATGACAGATCTGCAGATCTACGAGAAGTACTGTCACAACAAGCCTCGCTCCGAGAGCCTGTGGAGGCAGTGCTCCGACTGCGCTTTCTTCCAG GAGTGTCAGAAAAAGCTGGAACATAAACTGGGTTTAGATTCGTACCTGCTGAAGCCTGTTCAGAGGATTACAAAGTATCAGCTGCTACTGAAG GAAATGCTGAAGTACAGTAAGAGCTGTGAGGGGGCCGACGACCTGCAGGAGGCACTGACCTCCATCTTAGGCATCCTGAAAGCCGTCAACGACTCCATGCACCTCATCGCCATTACAGGATACGAC GGCAACCTGAGCGATCTGGGCAAGCTGCTGATGCAAGGGTCGTTCAGCGTGTGGACGGAGCACAAGAAAGGTCACGCCAAAGTTAAGGATCTGGCCCGTTTCAAGCCCATGCAGCGACACCTCTTCCTGCACGAGAAGGCCCTGCTCTTCTgcaagaggagggaggagaacgGGGAGGGCTACGAGAAGGCTCCCTCGTACAGCTTCAAGCAGTCTCTGAGC ATGAGCGCTGTGGGCATTACGGAGAACGCAAAGGGCGACAACAAAAAGTTCGAAGTGTGGTGCAACTCCAGAGAAGAAGTCTATATTGTTCAG GCACCAACAGCTGAAGTGAAAACCACTTGGGTAAATGAGATCAGGAAGGTTCTGACAACCCAGCTGCAGGCATTCAGAG AAGCTAGCCAGCAGAGAGCTCCAGACCAGGTTTTCCAGTTTCCACCTGTGCCCACTGGAACAGTAAACCTCAG TCCATTCAAGACCGGTCAAAAGAGCTTTaaaaagggagaggagaagaaagccGAGTCCTGCAGCCCTGATGTCAATTCGTCACCAAAGCTGTCGGcaaaag ATGAGGCTGTGACAAGCCCGACCtcagacagagctgctgtggcTAAAAAGCGCTTTACTTTGCAGGGCTTCAGTAACCTCAAAGCTCAGAAAG gatcTCCCACCAGTCCAGATCACAAGACGAAACGCCAGAGCGATCCCACGCCATTCGGCTTCAAAG ATACAggtcctcctcccctccacctgaGCAGAGCCAGTTGGTTCAGCACCTCTAGTCTTTTACAGACAAAGTGGAGAG GCTGGAACAAGACCCTGTCACTGGACGCCTCAGAGGAGCATGATGGCTATTCCAGCGCTGAGGATCCTCTTAACTCTGACCCCGAGGATGAAAATACCAAGAAGCTG TGTGCTGGGAAGTACACGGTGATGGCCGACTATGAGACGGGTGGCGCTCAAGAGCTCTCTGTGAAGAGCGGAGACACGGTGCAGCTGGttaaggagggggaggacggacAGTG GTTTGTGCGCAACCTGAGCTCATCGAAGGAGGCCTGGGTCGCTGCTGCTAATCTTATCACTTTCATCGGAAAGTCCAAGTCTTGCCAGTCTCTCACCAGCTCAG AAGGCAGCGGGTCTGGAAACCTCAGCACGTCGTCCAGCTGCAGCGAGACCTACACGAGCTTCTCTGACATCAAACCCTGA
- the mcf2lb gene encoding guanine nucleotide exchange factor DBS isoform X8, with the protein MQLDSSPLRAADITPDLKKQFAFLSGGRGDNGSPIIVFPEFPTFGEITDREFHNVLTYLTSVPSLSSTGVGFILVIDRRQDRWAAVKGTLLRIAGSFPGNLQLVLVLRPTALLQRTLSDILFKFNKDEFKMKVPVIMLSSISELHSYIDRTQLTQELGGTQEYCHEKWISHRTAIEGFALMVKKTAQTLQSFGTELAETELPNEIQATNILLSTHTSKKDKMKEDILVALGQGGRLLESINEPVVRDPDHNMNQDELENLATVQRLLSQLDETERAFDEFWVRHQTKLEQCLQLRHFEHNYREVRALLDQVSEKLAAFTEVGISPAHADHIFCEFTSYEERVCEIVERAMTLSREGDELIQNSHYAEDSIEPKSSELRSLCENVSSSMKAKRDHLLKAMELYHRLEKASKWVDDGIYLLASQPVDKCQSHEGAELALQELERYLDNTGQNQMTDVSNIWTEYEAVLNQQFRDQVEKVFQKQVSMQEMFDKRRISLKKLAAKQTRPVQPVAPRPEAFIKSPLSSPAHRGQQEKNCPETDSGNSCEKGNGQLQNGDSNSRHVSLSEEEENLAVLRRHVMNELLETERAYVEELLCVLQGYASEMDNPAMSHLIPAPLQNKKEILFGNMPEIYHFHKRTFLRELEQYTDYPELVGRCFLERMTDLQIYEKYCHNKPRSESLWRQCSDCAFFQECQKKLEHKLGLDSYLLKPVQRITKYQLLLKEMLKYSKSCEGADDLQEALTSILGILKAVNDSMHLIAITGYDGNLSDLGKLLMQGSFSVWTEHKKGHAKVKDLARFKPMQRHLFLHEKALLFCKRREENGEGYEKAPSYSFKQSLSMSAVGITENAKGDNKKFEVWCNSREEVYIVQAPTAEVKTTWVNEIRKVLTTQLQAFREASQQRAPDQVFQFPPVPTGTVNLSPFKTGQKSFKKGEEKKAESCSPDVNSSPKLSAKDEAVTSPTSDRAAVAKKRFTLQGFSNLKAQKGSPTSPDHKTKRQSDPTPFGFKDTGPPPLHLSRASWFSTSSLLQTKWRGWNKTLSLDASEEHDGYSSAEDPLNSDPEDENTKKLCAGKYTVMADYETGGAQELSVKSGDTVQLVKEGEDGQWFVRNLSSSKEAWVAAANLITFIGKSKSCQSLTSSEGSGSGNLSTSSSCSETYTSFSDIKP; encoded by the exons ATGCAGCTGGACAGCAGTCCTCTCCGCGCTGCTGACATCACCCCCGACCTCAAAAAGCAGTTTGCCTTCCTCTCAG GCGGTAGAGGAGACAACGGCAGCCCCATCATCGTGTTCCCAGAATTCCCCACATTTGGGGAGATCACTGACAGAGAGTTTCACAACGTGCTGACGTACCTGACGAGCGTGCCCAG CTTGTCGTCCACGGGCGTAGGTTTCATCTTGGTCATTGATCGGCGGCAAGACCGATGGGCAGCTGTCAAGGGGACCCTTCTTCGCATCgca GGCTCCTTCCCAGGGAACctccagctggttctggttttGAGGCCCACCGCCCTCCTGCAGCGCACACTCTCCGACATCCTTTTCAAGTTCAACAAGGATGAGTTCAAGATGAAGGTGCCG GTGATCATGCTGAGCTCCATTTCTGAGCTGCACTCGTACATTGACCGTACCCAGCTGACCCAGGAGCTCGGAGGAACGCAGGAGTACTGCCATGAGAAGTGGATTTCCCATCGCACT GCTATTGAAGGCTTTGCGTTGATGGTAAAGAAAACGGCACAAACTCTCCAGTCGTTTGGGACCGAACTCGCAGAAACCGAACTCCCAAATGAGATCCAGGCCACAAACATCCTGCTGAGCACACACACCAgcaagaaagacaaaatgaag GAGGACATACTGGTGGCTCTGGGTCAAGGCGGCAGGCTGTTGGAGAGCATCAACGAGCCTGTAGTACGAGACCCAGACCACAACATGAACCAGGATGAACTGGAGAACCTGGCTACAGTACAAAG ACTGCTGTCTCAGCTGGACGAGACGGAAAGGGCTTTTGATGAGTTCTGGGTGAGGCATCAGACCAAACTGGAGCAGTGCCTCCAGCTGCGTCACTTTGAGCATAACTACAGAGAG gtgAGGGCTCTGCTGGATCAGGTGTCTGAGAAACTTGCAGCCTTCACTGAGGTGGGGATCAGTCCGGCCCACGCTGACCACATCTTCTGTGAATTCACCAGCTATGAAGAGAGAGTCTGC GAGATTGTGGAACGAGCCATGACCTTGTCTCGTGAGGGTGACGAACTGATCCAAAACTCCCACTATGCTGAGGACTCCATCGAGCCCAAAAGCAGTGAGCTCAGATCATTGTGTGAGAACGTTAGTAGCAGCATGAAGGCCAAGAGGGACCATCTACTCAAAGCCATGGAGCTGTACCACCGGCTGGAGAAG GCATCTAAATGGGTTGATGATGGAATATACCTGCTGGCGTCTCAGCCAGTGGACAAGTGTCAGTCTCACGAGGGGGCGGAGTTAGCCCTGCAGGAGCTGGAGCGTTACCTGGATAACACAGGCCAGAATCAAATGACGGATGTCAGCAACATCTGGACAGAGTACGAGGCCGTGCTCAACCAGCAGTTCAGG GACCAAGTGGAGAAGGTTTTCCAGAAGCAGGTGTCCATGCAGGAGATGTTTGACAAGAGGAGGATCAGCCTGAAGAAGCTCGCAGCCAAACAAACAAGGCCCGTGCAGCCCGTAGCCCCGAGACCTGAAGCCTTCATCAAATCCCCTCTGAGCTCACCCG cacaCAGAGGACAACAGGAGAAAAACTGCCCAGAGACAGACTCTGGCAACAGCTGTGAAAAA GGAAATGGCCAACTGCAGAATGGCGACAGTAACAGCAGACACGTCTCCctgtcggaggaggaggagaacctgGCGGTGCTCCGGCG GCACGTCATGAACGAGCTGCTGGAAACTGAGAGAGCGTATGTGGAGGAGCTGCTCTGTGTACTGCAG ggatATGCCTCTGAGATGGATAATCCAGCCATGTCTCACCTCATCCCTGCGCCTCTTCAGAACAAAAAGGAGATTCTGTTTGGCAACATGCCAGAAATTTACCACTTCCACAAAAG GACGTTTCTGAGGGAGCTGGAGCAGTACACCGACTATCCCGAGTTAGTTGGCAGGTGTTTCCTAGAGAGG ATGACAGATCTGCAGATCTACGAGAAGTACTGTCACAACAAGCCTCGCTCCGAGAGCCTGTGGAGGCAGTGCTCCGACTGCGCTTTCTTCCAG GAGTGTCAGAAAAAGCTGGAACATAAACTGGGTTTAGATTCGTACCTGCTGAAGCCTGTTCAGAGGATTACAAAGTATCAGCTGCTACTGAAG GAAATGCTGAAGTACAGTAAGAGCTGTGAGGGGGCCGACGACCTGCAGGAGGCACTGACCTCCATCTTAGGCATCCTGAAAGCCGTCAACGACTCCATGCACCTCATCGCCATTACAGGATACGAC GGCAACCTGAGCGATCTGGGCAAGCTGCTGATGCAAGGGTCGTTCAGCGTGTGGACGGAGCACAAGAAAGGTCACGCCAAAGTTAAGGATCTGGCCCGTTTCAAGCCCATGCAGCGACACCTCTTCCTGCACGAGAAGGCCCTGCTCTTCTgcaagaggagggaggagaacgGGGAGGGCTACGAGAAGGCTCCCTCGTACAGCTTCAAGCAGTCTCTGAGC ATGAGCGCTGTGGGCATTACGGAGAACGCAAAGGGCGACAACAAAAAGTTCGAAGTGTGGTGCAACTCCAGAGAAGAAGTCTATATTGTTCAG GCACCAACAGCTGAAGTGAAAACCACTTGGGTAAATGAGATCAGGAAGGTTCTGACAACCCAGCTGCAGGCATTCAGAG AAGCTAGCCAGCAGAGAGCTCCAGACCAGGTTTTCCAGTTTCCACCTGTGCCCACTGGAACAGTAAACCTCAG TCCATTCAAGACCGGTCAAAAGAGCTTTaaaaagggagaggagaagaaagccGAGTCCTGCAGCCCTGATGTCAATTCGTCACCAAAGCTGTCGGcaaaag ATGAGGCTGTGACAAGCCCGACCtcagacagagctgctgtggcTAAAAAGCGCTTTACTTTGCAGGGCTTCAGTAACCTCAAAGCTCAGAAAG gatcTCCCACCAGTCCAGATCACAAGACGAAACGCCAGAGCGATCCCACGCCATTCGGCTTCAAAG ATACAggtcctcctcccctccacctgaGCAGAGCCAGTTGGTTCAGCACCTCTAGTCTTTTACAGACAAAGTGGAGAG GCTGGAACAAGACCCTGTCACTGGACGCCTCAGAGGAGCATGATGGCTATTCCAGCGCTGAGGATCCTCTTAACTCTGACCCCGAGGATGAAAATACCAAGAAGCTG TGTGCTGGGAAGTACACGGTGATGGCCGACTATGAGACGGGTGGCGCTCAAGAGCTCTCTGTGAAGAGCGGAGACACGGTGCAGCTGGttaaggagggggaggacggacAGTG GTTTGTGCGCAACCTGAGCTCATCGAAGGAGGCCTGGGTCGCTGCTGCTAATCTTATCACTTTCATCGGAAAGTCCAAGTCTTGCCAGTCTCTCACCAGCTCAG AAGGCAGCGGGTCTGGAAACCTCAGCACGTCGTCCAGCTGCAGCGAGACCTACACGAGCTTCTCTGACATCAAACCCTGA